Proteins from a genomic interval of Flammeovirgaceae bacterium SG7u.111:
- the sprA gene encoding cell surface protein SprA has translation MITKSFEKKLLFFKKVTLLLLPAIIVTASCVKASASAYSSLEYYAAFSFQQDTTRKDTSTVKPSDLPPYFRDRYGDPFSNYLTPSPLFLGNPSGIDLGISLDSNQNYYNISEKFGDLDYRTESRIPFDAYRQMRNNQMTKDYWNQISLSQDEQGGGANSLIPEIKLGRFANRLFGGDKVTVQPNGSVLLDFGGLWQRIENPALPIRQQRNGGFNFDQQIQMALSGKIGEKLEVSANFDTKNTFQFEQKYNIGYTAFEEDIIQEVQLGNVSFPVSNSLITGAQNLFGVTTKMRFGKLWLSTVFSSQRGSTQTLTIKNGAQAREFELRSDTYDGNRHFFLAHFFRDQFEDGLKAIPAITSGIVVTRVELYVTNRNNNTQTLRNIAGYMDLGEGDPYNNNITGTPISGRNEASNKANSLFESLGGFDRNVDNLSSQSEGIGLTKGTDFELLRGSRKLEEREYTFHPQLGFVSLVTPLRNDEILVAAFEYTYNGEVYKVGELTEDYQNLQDSDVIFLKLLSPSTIRTDLPTWDLMMKNIYSLQANQLSRENFQMRIIYRDDLTGIDNPSLHEGKNTKDVPLVQIMELDRLNPNNDPQPDGNFDFVEGVTIDAQTGRIMFPVLEPFGSHLEKQFDPADELPLINKYVFDDLYSGTQADAALNTTKNKFFMSGSYQSGGGNEIILPGINIAENSVVVRAGNTMLTEGIDYTVDYSFGRVRIINEGVLSSGKEIKIQYEQADLFNLQQRSLVGFDAEYHLTKDIKFSGTLLHFSERPVISRVSVGNEPTRNTLWGVAGEYRSESRLLTRLVDKIPFISTKEPSNVALRAEFAQIIPGVPKLLVGDAGTSYIDDFEQAEVPYDLTRQPTTWVIGSTPQLVLDKDVTALDGLNYNYKRAKLAWYNIDNSFYYSSGIRSRPSNITEEDMQNNYVRAIPFDEVFPNIQAAQVNPNEISFDLAYYPEERGAYNYNPDVDPDGTLKNPEDNFAAVTRAISGDVDFDNINIQYIEFWLMDPFIEGKNGRQVTGATANTGGELYFNLGSISEDVVPDERHFFENGLPVQEGETVTETIWGKVPDKQYLTNAFSVGANARALQDVGFDGLNSTEEEEFYRESFINRLPANLDPAVREQILTDPSSDDFLYYFDDVHDQNDGKVLERYKDFNGSDGNSPESSGGLYTASSSQLPDNEDLNKDNTVQDVEQYYQYKVELDPNSLGLDHPYVVDKVVGENEENGEQVNWYQFRIPIRDTKAENINGIDGFKSIKFMRMFLTGWDQPVVLRMVQFKLVGAQWRPFTESLVDPGLNLPIEPYDAGFKVTTVNIEENGQVNEPTKNAYDLPPGFNRDFDITSTVTRQLNEQSIQLSVENLQDQDSRAVFKNYALDLVQYKRLKMEVHAEDQETKDGEVTAFIRIGTDFKQNYYEIEVPLSMSPIPSGSQEELWPRENEIDVALEELYTVKADRNRAGADSRVPYPSGQVLNVRDKYRVTVVGNPDLSSVQTVMMGIRNPKSDDNLPKSVLVWFNELRVTEFNTQSGWATNVSLNTQLADFMTVSGSFRYNTVGFGGIQDKVQDKARYTGLDYDVSANINLDKFLFGKIGLVLPLFVSYEHSQIDPFYDPLNPDLPLDVSLNTINDLGERNSYLNKVRDMSYRKSINLTNVRKRKLKEDSKSRIYDIENLSLTLSYMDAFTRNINTESMQTKQWRIGGVYGFNSQAKPFQPFQNAEALSSPWLQLIKDFNLQLMPSSIAVRADLVRDFRRTQLRNSDLTTSGILPTFEKSFLFNRSYSLNWALSQNLGVNYTAQANALVDEPDGDLDTDIKRNEVVDNLKNFGRMKSFNQAVGVNYRLPLDKFPLTNWLKADTRYTASYDWTAGALGLADSLGNTVRNNNSIQVNGQVDLNKIYNSIPALKRINQPARRGRAPDDPLTIKRNALQEKLTKIEEKIKKKEEKAKLKEQKRLEKLAKQASKDSLKLAKSGDSLQVAEAQEEVAEVQPPVEGITSEDTIVKPSRLERKRDALQAEIAELDAEIERRKAEDIKPKEMKAVKGVARLLMSIKNINASYTSTNSTVLPGFTNTPKYFGFDENWESPGVAFLLGSQDPTVRYTAAENGWLAQTFSQNNPFLQNNNTKLSFQTNLEPVRDLKIQLKAERTSTDGYSEVYRWLPEENRFQSQTPVRTGTFGTSFFSLSTAFASDDENNNNPVFDEFVRNRDVIKSRLDALNPGGEYQLNSQDVLVPAFRAAYAGSDVNSIKLNAFPTIPIPNWQVTYSGLSKIPVLKETFRSVTLTHGYTSLYQVGNYTSSLFYNDDPDRLGLNVPAWEVSLPQANEDGTLVPVLVMNQVTISELFSPLIGIQMRTRGNVTVKMDFKKRRDVALNLSNAEVTELKSNDITVDIGYTKAGMKVPFKVRGAIKTLENDITMRMAMTVRDTRTLQRKIDDVSTVTAGNINMQFKPTISYAVNKQTQLTMYFERSINDPRISSSFKRSTTAFGLQLRYALMQ, from the coding sequence ATGATCACCAAAAGCTTTGAAAAAAAATTGCTTTTTTTCAAGAAAGTAACTTTACTTCTCTTACCGGCTATCATTGTAACGGCATCCTGTGTAAAAGCATCGGCTTCTGCCTATTCTTCGCTGGAATATTATGCTGCATTTTCCTTCCAACAAGATACAACTCGGAAGGATACTTCTACAGTGAAACCTAGCGACTTGCCTCCCTATTTTAGGGACAGGTATGGTGATCCTTTTTCAAATTACCTCACGCCTTCGCCACTGTTTTTGGGCAACCCCAGCGGGATAGATCTTGGTATTTCGCTTGATAGTAACCAGAACTATTATAACATTTCTGAGAAGTTTGGTGATTTAGACTACCGTACAGAATCGCGGATTCCTTTCGATGCTTATCGCCAGATGAGGAATAATCAGATGACCAAAGACTATTGGAACCAGATCTCGCTTTCGCAAGACGAACAGGGTGGGGGGGCAAACTCGCTCATCCCCGAGATTAAATTGGGGCGTTTTGCCAACCGACTTTTTGGTGGCGATAAGGTGACAGTGCAGCCCAACGGTTCGGTATTGCTAGATTTTGGAGGGCTTTGGCAGCGAATAGAAAATCCGGCTTTGCCCATTAGGCAGCAGCGGAACGGAGGTTTCAACTTCGATCAGCAAATCCAGATGGCTCTTTCGGGAAAGATCGGGGAAAAGCTAGAAGTGAGTGCGAATTTCGATACGAAAAACACCTTCCAGTTCGAACAAAAATACAACATAGGCTACACGGCTTTTGAAGAAGATATCATTCAAGAAGTACAGTTGGGAAATGTGAGCTTTCCAGTGTCTAACAGCTTGATAACAGGTGCGCAAAATCTCTTTGGGGTTACTACCAAAATGCGTTTTGGCAAGCTTTGGTTGAGCACGGTTTTTTCAAGTCAGCGGGGTTCTACCCAAACGCTCACCATCAAAAATGGGGCACAGGCAAGGGAGTTTGAACTCCGTTCGGATACTTACGATGGCAACCGACACTTCTTCCTAGCCCACTTTTTTCGAGACCAATTTGAAGACGGGCTCAAAGCTATTCCCGCTATTACCTCGGGGATAGTAGTTACAAGGGTGGAACTTTATGTAACCAACCGAAACAATAATACCCAAACGCTCCGAAACATTGCGGGCTACATGGATTTGGGTGAAGGTGACCCCTACAATAATAATATTACTGGGACACCTATTTCTGGAAGGAACGAGGCGAGTAATAAGGCGAATAGCTTGTTTGAGAGCTTGGGCGGATTTGATAGAAATGTGGATAATTTGAGCTCGCAATCTGAAGGGATTGGCTTGACGAAGGGAACGGATTTTGAGCTGTTGAGAGGTTCGAGGAAATTGGAAGAACGGGAATATACATTCCATCCTCAGTTAGGTTTTGTATCGTTGGTCACTCCGCTTCGTAATGATGAAATCTTGGTTGCCGCATTTGAATACACGTACAACGGTGAGGTATATAAAGTAGGTGAGCTTACGGAAGATTATCAAAATTTACAGGATAGTGATGTGATCTTTTTGAAATTATTGAGCCCTTCTACTATTCGAACTGATTTGCCGACTTGGGATTTGATGATGAAAAACATATACTCGCTGCAAGCCAACCAGCTTTCTAGGGAAAACTTCCAGATGAGAATCATTTATCGAGATGACCTTACGGGAATAGACAATCCTAGCTTGCACGAGGGTAAAAATACCAAAGATGTGCCTTTGGTACAGATCATGGAGCTTGATAGATTAAACCCCAACAATGATCCCCAGCCCGATGGTAATTTTGACTTTGTGGAGGGGGTTACGATTGATGCCCAGACGGGTAGAATCATGTTCCCCGTATTAGAACCTTTTGGTTCACACCTAGAAAAACAATTTGACCCAGCAGACGAGCTTCCGTTAATCAATAAGTATGTGTTTGATGATTTGTATAGCGGGACCCAAGCCGATGCAGCCCTGAATACTACAAAGAATAAATTTTTTATGTCGGGTAGTTACCAGTCGGGTGGTGGAAATGAAATTATACTTCCGGGGATAAATATTGCTGAAAATTCGGTAGTAGTTCGGGCAGGCAACACGATGCTGACCGAAGGGATTGATTATACCGTGGATTACTCGTTTGGTAGGGTAAGAATTATAAATGAGGGCGTATTGAGTTCAGGGAAGGAAATTAAAATACAATACGAACAAGCTGACTTGTTTAATTTACAACAACGAAGCTTGGTCGGATTCGATGCAGAATACCATTTGACAAAAGATATTAAGTTCTCGGGCACATTACTTCACTTTAGTGAGCGCCCAGTGATTTCGAGAGTGAGTGTGGGCAATGAACCGACTCGGAATACCCTATGGGGTGTGGCAGGTGAGTACCGCTCCGAATCTCGTCTTCTTACCCGCTTGGTGGATAAAATACCGTTCATTAGCACCAAAGAACCATCCAACGTTGCACTAAGAGCAGAATTTGCGCAAATAATTCCTGGCGTACCTAAACTTTTGGTAGGGGATGCTGGTACATCCTATATAGATGATTTTGAACAGGCCGAAGTACCTTATGACCTTACTCGACAACCGACTACATGGGTAATAGGTTCAACACCTCAGTTAGTGCTAGACAAAGATGTTACTGCCCTAGACGGGCTAAATTATAACTATAAAAGAGCAAAACTAGCTTGGTACAATATAGATAATTCCTTCTATTATAGTTCAGGTATACGCAGCAGACCCTCCAATATTACAGAGGAGGATATGCAAAATAACTATGTACGTGCTATTCCCTTTGACGAGGTTTTTCCAAATATCCAAGCAGCTCAGGTAAACCCTAATGAGATTTCTTTTGACCTGGCATATTATCCAGAAGAGAGGGGGGCTTATAACTACAATCCTGATGTTGACCCTGATGGGACGTTGAAGAATCCGGAAGATAATTTTGCGGCAGTAACAAGGGCCATTTCCGGAGATGTGGATTTTGATAACATCAATATCCAGTACATCGAATTTTGGTTAATGGATCCTTTTATAGAAGGAAAAAACGGACGGCAAGTTACTGGTGCGACTGCCAATACTGGTGGAGAACTTTATTTCAATTTGGGAAGTATTTCTGAAGATGTAGTGCCTGATGAGCGGCACTTCTTCGAGAATGGTCTACCTGTGCAAGAAGGAGAAACCGTAACAGAAACTATATGGGGTAAAGTGCCAGATAAACAGTATCTTACCAATGCTTTTAGTGTAGGTGCAAATGCAAGAGCACTTCAAGACGTGGGTTTCGATGGTTTGAATAGTACTGAGGAGGAAGAGTTTTACCGAGAAAGTTTTATCAACCGTTTGCCGGCAAACCTAGACCCTGCTGTTAGGGAACAGATTTTAACTGACCCTTCAAGTGATGATTTTCTCTATTATTTCGATGATGTACACGACCAAAATGATGGGAAGGTATTGGAAAGGTATAAGGACTTTAATGGTTCAGATGGGAACTCGCCCGAAAGCTCTGGGGGGTTATATACCGCATCATCTAGCCAATTGCCTGATAATGAGGATTTGAATAAAGACAATACGGTACAAGATGTAGAGCAGTATTATCAATACAAGGTTGAACTCGACCCAAATAGTTTAGGCTTAGATCATCCATATGTGGTAGATAAGGTAGTAGGGGAAAATGAAGAGAATGGTGAGCAAGTGAATTGGTATCAGTTTAGGATTCCGATAAGGGATACTAAGGCAGAAAATATAAATGGAATTGATGGATTCAAGTCCATCAAATTTATGCGAATGTTCCTTACGGGCTGGGATCAGCCAGTGGTATTGAGAATGGTGCAGTTTAAGTTGGTCGGGGCGCAATGGCGTCCATTTACCGAAAGTTTGGTAGACCCGGGGTTGAATCTGCCCATAGAGCCGTATGATGCCGGTTTTAAGGTGACTACAGTGAATATTGAGGAAAACGGGCAGGTAAATGAACCGACTAAAAATGCCTATGATTTACCACCTGGTTTCAACCGAGATTTTGATATTACTTCTACTGTAACGCGCCAACTCAACGAGCAATCTATCCAGCTTTCTGTGGAGAACTTACAAGATCAAGATTCCCGAGCCGTATTTAAAAATTACGCCCTCGATTTGGTGCAGTACAAACGGCTCAAAATGGAAGTCCATGCCGAGGATCAAGAAACAAAAGATGGGGAGGTTACTGCTTTCATTAGGATAGGTACGGATTTCAAGCAAAACTATTATGAGATAGAAGTTCCGCTGAGTATGTCACCTATCCCAAGTGGAAGCCAGGAGGAGTTGTGGCCAAGGGAAAATGAGATAGATGTGGCCTTGGAAGAATTATATACTGTAAAGGCTGACCGAAATAGAGCAGGTGCAGACTCTCGGGTCCCTTATCCCTCAGGGCAAGTACTGAATGTGCGGGATAAATATAGGGTTACAGTGGTGGGTAACCCAGATCTCAGTTCGGTACAGACTGTAATGATGGGTATTCGGAACCCTAAATCGGATGATAACTTACCTAAGTCTGTGCTGGTTTGGTTCAATGAATTGAGGGTCACAGAGTTCAATACGCAAAGTGGTTGGGCTACAAATGTCAGTCTCAATACCCAATTGGCAGATTTTATGACGGTCAGTGGTTCGTTTAGATACAATACCGTTGGCTTTGGGGGCATTCAAGATAAGGTACAAGACAAGGCTCGATACACTGGGTTGGACTACGATGTTTCTGCAAATATCAACCTCGATAAATTCCTGTTTGGAAAAATAGGCTTAGTCTTACCGCTGTTTGTTAGTTACGAACATAGCCAGATTGATCCGTTTTATGATCCTCTCAACCCAGACTTGCCCCTAGACGTTTCTTTGAATACCATCAATGATCTAGGGGAGCGAAACTCTTATCTCAACAAGGTACGAGATATGTCTTATAGGAAAAGTATCAACCTTACTAATGTGCGAAAACGGAAGCTTAAGGAGGATTCCAAAAGCCGTATCTACGATATTGAAAATTTGTCTTTAACCCTGAGTTATATGGATGCCTTCACTCGGAATATCAATACGGAGTCCATGCAAACTAAGCAATGGCGGATAGGAGGTGTTTATGGGTTTAATAGTCAGGCAAAGCCTTTTCAGCCTTTCCAAAATGCTGAAGCGCTTAGTTCTCCTTGGTTGCAGCTTATCAAGGATTTTAATTTACAGCTCATGCCTTCTTCAATTGCGGTAAGGGCAGATTTGGTAAGGGACTTCCGAAGAACTCAGCTGCGGAATTCAGACCTTACTACCAGTGGCATTTTACCTACTTTTGAAAAGTCATTTCTATTCAACCGAAGTTATTCTCTCAACTGGGCGCTGAGCCAAAACTTAGGCGTTAACTATACTGCTCAGGCAAATGCGTTGGTGGATGAACCTGATGGTGATTTGGATACGGATATTAAAAGAAATGAGGTAGTTGATAACCTCAAAAATTTTGGTAGGATGAAAAGTTTCAACCAAGCAGTTGGGGTGAATTATCGTCTTCCTTTAGATAAGTTTCCACTTACCAATTGGCTGAAAGCCGATACTCGCTATACAGCTAGCTATGACTGGACGGCAGGGGCGCTCGGTTTAGCTGATTCGTTAGGGAATACTGTGCGGAACAATAATTCTATCCAAGTGAACGGACAGGTTGATTTGAACAAAATATATAATTCAATTCCTGCCCTCAAACGGATAAATCAGCCTGCTAGAAGAGGACGAGCTCCAGATGATCCGCTTACCATCAAACGAAATGCACTCCAAGAAAAGCTTACAAAAATTGAAGAGAAGATTAAGAAGAAAGAAGAGAAAGCGAAATTGAAAGAACAAAAGAGGCTGGAAAAATTGGCAAAGCAAGCATCTAAAGATTCTTTAAAATTGGCTAAAAGCGGGGATTCGTTGCAGGTTGCCGAAGCGCAAGAAGAAGTAGCCGAAGTACAGCCGCCCGTAGAGGGAATTACTTCAGAAGATACGATAGTAAAACCAAGTAGGTTGGAGAGAAAGCGCGATGCTTTGCAGGCTGAAATAGCAGAGCTTGATGCCGAAATAGAGCGCAGAAAAGCAGAAGATATTAAGCCAAAAGAGATGAAAGCGGTGAAAGGAGTAGCTAGGTTGCTCATGTCGATCAAAAATATCAATGCTTCTTATACGTCTACCAACAGTACTGTTTTGCCAGGTTTTACCAACACGCCTAAATACTTTGGGTTTGATGAGAACTGGGAAAGCCCTGGCGTGGCTTTCCTTTTGGGTTCGCAAGATCCGACTGTTCGGTACACTGCTGCTGAAAATGGCTGGCTGGCGCAAACTTTTTCTCAAAACAACCCTTTCTTGCAAAACAACAATACCAAGCTTTCTTTCCAGACAAACTTGGAGCCTGTGAGAGACTTGAAAATTCAGTTGAAAGCTGAACGTACTTCTACCGATGGCTACTCGGAGGTGTACCGCTGGTTACCAGAAGAAAACCGCTTCCAGTCTCAAACGCCAGTGCGGACGGGAACTTTCGGAACGTCGTTTTTCTCTCTTTCTACAGCCTTTGCCTCAGATGATGAAAACAATAACAACCCTGTTTTTGACGAGTTTGTACGAAATAGAGATGTTATAAAGTCGAGGTTGGATGCGCTAAATCCAGGAGGTGAGTATCAGTTGAATTCTCAGGATGTATTGGTGCCTGCATTTAGGGCTGCATATGCTGGAAGCGATGTGAATTCGATAAAGCTTAATGCTTTCCCGACCATCCCGATTCCGAACTGGCAAGTAACTTATTCCGGACTTTCAAAAATACCGGTTTTAAAAGAGACATTCCGAAGCGTGACGCTAACCCATGGGTACACATCGCTTTACCAAGTCGGAAACTACACCTCGTCACTCTTTTACAATGATGACCCCGATAGGTTGGGCTTAAACGTGCCAGCTTGGGAAGTTTCCTTGCCTCAGGCCAATGAAGATGGTACATTGGTACCTGTGTTGGTGATGAACCAAGTTACGATTTCCGAACTGTTTTCTCCATTGATAGGTATTCAAATGAGGACAAGGGGGAACGTAACTGTGAAAATGGATTTCAAGAAGCGAAGAGATGTTGCGTTAAACCTTTCCAATGCCGAAGTGACCGAGTTGAAAAGCAACGATATCACTGTGGATATTGGTTATACAAAAGCGGGAATGAAAGTGCCTTTTAAAGTGAGAGGAGCGATTAAGACCTTGGAAAACGATATAACCATGCGAATGGCGATGACGGTAAGAGACACGAGAACATTGCAACGGAAAATTGATGATGTATCGACCGTGACGGCAGGTAATATCAATATGCAATTCAAGCCAACCATTTCTTATGCTGTAAATAAGCAAACGCAGCTAACCATGTATTTTGAAAGGAGCATCAACGATCCACGGATTTCTAGTTCGTTCAAGCGCTCTACCACGGCTTTTGGTCTCCAACTTAGGTATGCACTCATGCAGTAA
- the ruvA gene encoding Holliday junction branch migration protein RuvA yields the protein MYYYISGKIAVIDPTFVVLDVGGLGYEIKISLNTYSEIKSVESCKLFTYFHVKEDIQALYGFLTEEDKLLFMRLIGVSGIGPSTGLMIFSSLSTVEIKEAIVGGNSRVIQSVKGIGAKTAQRLILELKDKIQLDEASMAAVSASETGTGGSQHLKTEALAALVTLGIPKTAAEKNINSVLKKYGSDIKLEDLIKHSLKTL from the coding sequence ATGTATTATTATATTAGCGGAAAGATAGCGGTAATAGACCCGACCTTTGTGGTGTTGGACGTAGGTGGCTTGGGCTATGAGATAAAAATCTCGCTCAATACCTACTCAGAGATAAAATCTGTGGAGAGTTGCAAATTGTTTACCTATTTTCATGTAAAAGAGGATATTCAGGCACTTTATGGCTTTTTGACCGAAGAAGACAAGCTCTTGTTCATGCGCCTGATAGGTGTTTCGGGAATAGGTCCTTCTACTGGGCTTATGATTTTTTCCTCGCTCAGCACTGTGGAAATAAAAGAAGCGATAGTGGGCGGAAACTCTCGAGTAATTCAGTCGGTGAAGGGGATTGGGGCAAAAACAGCCCAGCGCCTCATACTAGAGTTGAAGGACAAAATACAACTCGACGAGGCTTCGATGGCAGCGGTAAGTGCTTCGGAAACAGGTACTGGAGGATCGCAACATCTTAAAACGGAAGCTTTGGCAGCACTGGTAACCTTGGGTATCCCGAAAACGGCTGCAGAAAAAAATATCAATTCTGTACTGAAAAAATACGGTTCAGATATTAAACTTGAAGACTTAATCAAACATTCCCTTAAAACACTTTAG
- a CDS encoding L-fucose isomerase, giving the protein MKTEKSRLRGRLPKIGIRPTIDGRLGGVRESLEQQTMDMANMVAEFLTSSLRHADGSAVECVIADSTIGRVPESVDCEEKFEREGVGLSITVTPCWCYGTETIDMHPTRPKAIWGFNGTERPGAVYLAAALAGHAQKGIPAFSIYSHDVQDSDDKSIPSDVQEKLLQFSKAGLAVATMKNSSYLAIGAVSMGIAGSVVKDDFFQDYLGMRNEYVDMSEVSRRIKEEIYDKEEFAKALAWVKENCEEGKDYNPAEQQRDQATKDEEWETVVKMTLICRDLMVGNPKLKELGFGEEALGHNAAVAGFQGQRQWTDYMPNGDFMEAILNSSFDWNGIRQPFMMATENDSLNGVVMLFGHLLTGQAQVFSDVRTYWSPESVERVTGKKLTGIAENGIIHLINSGSSALDGSAEQEKDGKPAMKPHWEITEAEAQKCLDATKWPPAMYEYFRGGGFSSQFRTRGQGMPVTMSRVNLVKGVGPVMQIAEGWTTELPEDMHKTLDERTNPTWPTTWFVPRLTGNGSFKDVYSVMAAWGANHGAFSYGHFGSEIISLCSMLRIPVCMHNVEEDKIFRPKDWTAFGMDPEGSDYRACQNYGPLYR; this is encoded by the coding sequence ATGAAAACAGAGAAGAGTAGGTTGAGAGGGCGATTGCCAAAAATAGGTATTAGACCAACCATAGACGGCAGACTAGGCGGTGTGCGCGAATCGCTGGAACAGCAAACGATGGACATGGCAAACATGGTTGCAGAGTTTTTGACTTCTAGCCTGCGTCATGCAGATGGAAGCGCAGTAGAATGCGTGATAGCCGACTCAACCATCGGTAGAGTTCCCGAATCGGTGGATTGCGAAGAGAAATTTGAACGCGAGGGCGTTGGACTTTCCATCACGGTGACTCCTTGTTGGTGCTACGGAACAGAAACTATTGATATGCACCCTACTCGTCCCAAAGCCATTTGGGGTTTTAATGGAACGGAACGACCTGGGGCGGTTTATCTCGCCGCAGCACTTGCCGGGCATGCCCAAAAGGGCATCCCAGCTTTCAGCATTTACAGCCACGATGTCCAAGACTCTGACGACAAATCTATCCCGTCCGACGTGCAAGAAAAACTACTTCAATTTTCCAAAGCAGGCTTGGCAGTTGCCACAATGAAAAACAGCTCCTACCTTGCCATTGGTGCAGTTTCTATGGGCATTGCCGGCTCGGTAGTTAAAGACGATTTCTTCCAAGATTACTTGGGCATGCGCAACGAGTACGTGGACATGTCGGAAGTGAGCAGGAGGATAAAAGAAGAAATTTATGACAAAGAGGAATTTGCCAAAGCTCTTGCTTGGGTAAAAGAAAATTGCGAAGAAGGAAAAGACTATAACCCAGCTGAGCAGCAACGAGACCAAGCCACCAAAGACGAAGAATGGGAAACAGTGGTGAAAATGACCTTGATATGCCGCGACCTGATGGTTGGCAACCCTAAGTTGAAAGAACTTGGCTTTGGTGAAGAAGCCCTTGGGCACAACGCTGCCGTGGCTGGTTTCCAAGGTCAGCGCCAATGGACGGACTACATGCCGAACGGGGATTTTATGGAAGCAATCCTTAATTCTTCGTTCGACTGGAACGGAATCCGCCAGCCGTTTATGATGGCTACGGAAAATGATTCGCTCAACGGTGTAGTGATGCTTTTTGGTCACCTCCTCACAGGACAAGCACAAGTTTTCTCCGATGTAAGAACCTACTGGAGTCCTGAGTCTGTGGAAAGGGTAACAGGCAAAAAGCTGACGGGAATAGCTGAAAATGGTATTATCCATTTGATAAATTCTGGTTCTTCGGCACTCGACGGCTCGGCAGAGCAAGAAAAAGACGGCAAGCCTGCGATGAAACCTCATTGGGAAATCACAGAAGCGGAAGCGCAAAAATGTTTGGACGCTACCAAATGGCCACCTGCCATGTACGAATATTTCCGAGGTGGTGGATTTTCCTCGCAGTTCCGCACCCGGGGTCAGGGAATGCCTGTGACCATGAGCCGTGTGAATTTGGTGAAAGGCGTTGGACCAGTGATGCAAATAGCCGAAGGCTGGACTACAGAACTTCCCGAAGATATGCACAAAACTCTTGACGAAAGAACCAACCCTACTTGGCCAACTACTTGGTTTGTGCCAAGGCTGACAGGCAACGGATCTTTCAAAGATGTATATTCGGTGATGGCCGCTTGGGGGGCAAACCACGGCGCTTTTAGCTACGGACACTTTGGCTCGGAAATCATTTCGCTTTGCTCCATGCTCCGCATCCCGGTTTGCATGCACAATGTAGAAGAGGACAAAATCTTCAGGCCCAAAGACTGGACTGCCTTTGGGATGGACCCAGAAGGCAGCGATTACCGAGCTTGCCAAAATTATGGTCCGCTATATAGATAA
- a CDS encoding class II aldolase/adducin family protein — MKQLNELVEISRFYGNNLDFTIGGGGNTSYKDQENIYVKASGIALGSISVDGFAVLDRSKVRAILGNSYSEESNKREAEIKDDLMAASIYPEKGLRPSVETNMHEFIDYDFVVHMHPYAVNALLCSKKAKEMSLEILGEEALYIEYIDPGYVLSKKVEEELLTYRLRFPQDPKIILLENHGIFVSANSVEEIRKIYDDTMARLRSHFAQTLPAGKLPIHPDTEKFKQLLPELFENHNLVVAHRHEALAAHFYGTAESFAKIAFPLIPDQIVYCRAYPIYIGDFENIGELIEKLHHEINEYREDHPYDPKILVVKGMGVFGMESSKKSAELALDVFEDWMKISILSENFGGPHFLNKREINFIDTWEVENYRRKVSAGS, encoded by the coding sequence ATGAAACAACTTAACGAACTCGTAGAAATATCAAGGTTCTACGGTAATAACTTAGATTTTACGATCGGAGGAGGGGGCAATACGTCCTATAAAGATCAGGAAAATATCTATGTGAAAGCCAGTGGAATAGCCTTGGGCAGCATTTCGGTAGATGGCTTTGCCGTGCTCGACCGTTCCAAAGTACGTGCCATTTTGGGCAATTCGTACTCGGAGGAATCGAACAAACGAGAAGCGGAAATCAAGGATGACTTGATGGCTGCCAGTATATATCCAGAAAAGGGTTTGCGTCCTTCGGTGGAGACAAATATGCACGAGTTTATTGATTATGACTTTGTGGTGCACATGCACCCGTATGCTGTAAACGCTCTACTTTGCAGCAAAAAAGCCAAAGAAATGTCTTTGGAAATTCTTGGAGAAGAAGCCCTCTATATCGAGTACATAGATCCTGGCTACGTACTCTCCAAAAAGGTGGAAGAAGAACTCCTTACCTACCGTCTCAGATTCCCCCAAGACCCAAAAATCATATTACTGGAAAATCACGGAATATTCGTGAGTGCTAATTCTGTTGAAGAAATAAGAAAAATTTATGACGATACGATGGCTCGGTTACGCAGCCATTTTGCACAAACACTACCAGCTGGAAAGCTGCCAATTCACCCCGATACCGAAAAGTTCAAGCAACTTTTGCCTGAACTTTTCGAAAACCACAACCTAGTGGTAGCCCACAGGCACGAGGCATTGGCAGCGCATTTTTACGGAACGGCAGAAAGTTTTGCCAAAATAGCCTTCCCGCTTATCCCCGACCAAATCGTTTATTGCCGAGCTTATCCCATCTACATTGGTGATTTTGAAAATATTGGCGAGCTGATAGAAAAGCTTCATCACGAAATAAACGAGTACCGAGAAGACCATCCTTACGACCCAAAAATTTTGGTGGTAAAAGGCATGGGTGTTTTTGGAATGGAGTCGAGTAAAAAATCGGCTGAGCTTGCCCTCGATGTGTTTGAGGACTGGATGAAGATTAGCATTCTGTCGGAAAACTTTGGTGGACCTCATTTCCTCAACAAGAGGGAAATCAATTTTATTGATACATGGGAAGTAGAAAACTACCGAAGAAAAGTAAGTGCAGGGAGTTAA